The Rhinolophus sinicus isolate RSC01 linkage group LG09, ASM3656204v1, whole genome shotgun sequence genome includes a window with the following:
- the LOC141573115 gene encoding dynactin-associated protein-like, with translation MATTTASTESTTTTAAATSCEPTSTTTVMGSDDQEAHSSACWQPPSKDMTSDVSSHLVGVCVSPEVLAHSGCRHRELSHPQVKGNCCSTWSLWKVFLACLLACVITTAIGVLIIHLLNDRGNNNSSIVITLTPNNEKHAVKDGGTTSTTSQLTATTTLTESTTIATLTESTTVAISTEPPTTTSTTITSSKSIVSTPLTEFTTTTASMPPSNKTTAIPTSTGPATATTPTTEHPNPTLF, from the exons ATGGCTACCACAACTGCTTCTACTGAATCTACAACAACTACAGCAGCTGCCACTTCCTGTGAACCCACCAGCACAACT ACAGTCATGGGTTCAGATGACCAAGAGGCTCACAGCTCTGCATGCTGGCAGCCACCTTCAAAAGACATGACCAGTGATGTCTCTTCCCACTTAGTCGGGGTCTGTGTGAGCCCAGAAGTCCTTGCACACTCAGGATGCAGACACAGAGAATTATCCCATCCACAG GTGAAAGGAAATTGCTGCAGTACCTGGTCTCTGTGGAAAGTCTTTTTGGCTTGTCTCCTAGCCTGTGTGATAACAACAGCAATTGGAGTACTCATAATACACCTGCTGAATGATAGAGGAAATAACAACTCTTCCATTGTTATCACGCTTACCCCGAATAATGAAAAGCATGCAGTCAAAGATGGTGGAACAACCTCTACCACTTCTCAACTTACAGCGACCACCACATTAACTGAATCTACAACTATAGCCACTTTAACAGAATCTACAACTGTTGCAATATCCACTGAACCTCCCACCACAACATCCACAACCATCACTTCAAGTAAATCTATAGTCTCCACACCTTTAACTGAATTTACAACCACAACAGCCAGTATGCCTCCTTCAAATAAAACCACAGCTATTCCCACTTCCACAGGACCTGCAACTGCTACAACACCAACAACAGAACATCCTAATCCAACTTTATTTTAG
- the LOC141573116 gene encoding uncharacterized protein LOC141573116: MEKEGYPKECKGTTRVRDSCGTEKRLVSMHRGAGHGLAEDYEAQSSACGSLPSTDVISDAGTNLTVCTNTGTFGHSEVPDRELQHCQEAHSFFSNWSLWKVFLTCLLASVITTAIGVLVVCLVYNWKNNNTTVVIQLPQNHGTTSSTIETSSKPAVPTTIIDSTTPSTVNTITTTTGSTSTEPTSTTTTASTETTIAKSTTLSETTTTMTTETTTEATNTSANTTAYTKPKNTAENTTSAEQTTTPPSNTTQQPPLQLNPKPQQLPALPLRPQPQHPPLHLEPTATTSPTTSTEATAATDITAIATTMGTTTGSTRTLATTSTEPTTTTGSTTMEATTTVTTTASSTEPTTTIATTSTACTTTTAELPPKQQPQRSPLPPLLPNLQPQHTTLTESTTTIAATTSTEQHTTSARINSESTTMTTTTSSTKATTTAIDTTTIEPTTTTAAITSTEPTTTTTSSTIPEVTNTTASTTTSIKPTTTAGTITTSSEPTTMAEPPLHQNQPPYLAPLSLRLQPQPPLHLLLNI; the protein is encoded by the exons actaTGAGGCTCAAAGTTCAGCATGTGGGTCTCTACCATCAACTGATGTAATTAGTGATGCTGGTACCAACTTAACTGTCTGCACCAACACAGGGACCTTTGGACACTCAGAAGTTCCTGACAGAGAATTACAACATTGTCAG GAGGCACACAGTTTCTTCAGTAACTGGTCTCTGTGGAAAGTTTTTCTGACTTGTCTCTTAGCCTCTGTGATAACAACAGCAATTGGAGTACTTGTAGTGTGTCTGGtatataattggaaaaataataatacaactgTTGTTATCCAACTTCCCCAAAACCATGGGACAACCTCATCTACAATTGAAACTAGTTCCAAACCTGCAGTTCCTACTACCATAATAGATTCTACTACACCATCCACTGTAAATACTATCACAACAACCACTGGTAGCACTTCAACAGAACCTACCAGTACAACCACCACTGCTTCGACTGAAACTACAATAGCAAAAAGCACCACTTTATCTGAAACAACTACAACAATGACTACAGAGACTACCACTGAGGCTACAAACACATCTGCCAACACCACTGCTTATACCAAACCTAAAAACACAGCAGAAAATACAACTTCAGCTGAACAGACTACCACACCTCCCAGCAATACCAC GCAGCAACCACCACTTCAACTGAACCCCAAACCACAGCAACTTCCAGCACTACCACTGAGGCCACAACCACAACATCCACCACTACATCTTGAACCTACAGCTACTACTTCACCCACCACTTCCACTGAAGCTACAGCTGCAACAGACATCACTGCTATTGCAACCACAATGGGCACCACTACTGGTTCTACCAGAACTTTAGCCACCACTTCAACAGAACCAACTACCACAACTGGTAGTACTACCATGGAGGCTACAACCACAGTGACCACTACTGCCTCTTCTACTGAACCGACAACCACAATAGCCACCACTTCAACTGCATGTACAACCACCACAGCAG AACTACCACCGAAGCAACAACCACAAAGGTCACCACTACCACCACTTCTACCAAACCTGCAACCACAACACACAACTTTAACTGAATCCACGACCACCATAGCAGCCACCACTTCCACTGAACAACATACCACATCTGCCAGAATTAACTCTGAGTCTACAACAATGACCACCACTACCTCTTCTACCAAAGCTACAACCACAGCTATAGACACTACTACAATTGAACCCACAACCACTACAGCAGCCATAACTTCAACAGAACCAACTACCACAACAACTTCCAGCACTATCCCTGAGGTTACAAACACAACAGCCTCCACTACCACTTCTATCAAACCTACAACCACAGCTGGAACTATTACCACTTCTTCAGAACCTACTACCATGGCAGAACCCCCACTTCATCAGAATCAACCACCATATCTGGCACCACTATCACTGAGACTACAACCACAACCACCACTACATCTTCTACTGAACATATAA